A portion of the uncultured Bacteroides sp. genome contains these proteins:
- a CDS encoding TonB-dependent receptor, translated as MKPPIFLFCLAASFTPLVGVQLVSAAANTVQQQKITVTGTVQDSQGEPIIGANVKVKGGTIGTITDLDGVFKLTVPPGSKLIISFIGYETATVTATKSMKVVLEDNSTALGEVEVVAYGSQKKVTVTGAISSVKGGELTKTPTGSISNMLSGQLTGITTIQYSGEPGSDGADIFVRGKGTWGNSAPLIQVDGIERSFNEIDPNEIESITVLKDASATAVFGVRGANGVVLVTTKRGQEGRAKISFTTSASVIAPTETVKKANAYQYATFYNQMQQNDDPKAILKFSDEVIQKFKDHSDPIRFPDTDWVDYCLKDAAIQTQHNINISGGTKTVRYFISAGAYTQNGLFKQFDLPYDLSYQYNRFNYRSNLDLDVTKTTTISLNLSGSVDNSYKPYTGQGSAGMLKNMYWATPFSSPGLVDGKMVYTTTEYGLPFVGGSGMTYYGGGFMSTSINKLNTDATLNQKLDFITKGLSFKVKGSYNGSFVNSKKGEAGIATYTPVLMSDGTIGYKKSGQNSQVKYVEKDDEQGKGRDWYMEAAFNYDRTFGNHHVSGLLLYNQSKNYYPDTYSDIPRGLVGLVGRATYDWKSRYMVEFNIGYNGSENFAPDKRFGTFPAGSVGWTVSEEKFWKHIKPIVNYMKLRVSMGLVGNDKIGESRFMYTPDPYGANNGEAPNRLGYGYFFGINNGTISKGAYEQAKHNGDVTWEKAFKQNYGADFSLFNDRFKTTVDYYKEHRKDILLSDGTAPFVLGFTLPPTNLGIVDSWGWELSLKWNDVIGKDFRYFAGLNLSYNQNKIIEQKEAPLNNEYRYNKGHRIGARGLYQFLEYYNENTPQHYKELYGEELPMQIGTLQNGDCVYVDLDHNGKIDSGDMSRALGHTDDPEYMAGINMGFSWKNLDVTLQWTGAWGVTRMISDLFRRPFISGASNDQGGLLLYHVENTWTAENPSQNAAYPRATWTNASNNYAESTLYEQDASYLRLKTLSVAYNFQFPFMKKLKLNTCQLAFSGYNLLTFTDYMWGDPESRATGSPTYPLTKTYSLSLKLGF; from the coding sequence ATGAAACCACCAATTTTCCTGTTTTGTTTAGCGGCATCCTTTACTCCACTTGTGGGAGTACAGTTGGTATCTGCAGCTGCTAATACTGTTCAACAACAAAAGATTACTGTGACAGGTACCGTACAAGATTCTCAAGGAGAACCAATTATTGGTGCTAATGTAAAGGTCAAAGGTGGTACTATTGGTACAATTACTGATTTAGATGGCGTTTTCAAGCTTACAGTTCCTCCGGGAAGTAAACTGATTATTTCTTTTATTGGTTATGAAACGGCAACGGTAACAGCAACTAAGAGCATGAAAGTGGTGTTAGAAGATAATTCTACAGCACTGGGTGAAGTAGAGGTTGTTGCTTATGGTTCGCAAAAGAAAGTTACAGTGACCGGAGCTATCTCGAGTGTAAAAGGCGGAGAGTTAACTAAAACGCCTACCGGTTCCATTTCTAATATGTTGTCGGGTCAGTTGACGGGTATTACGACTATACAATATTCCGGTGAACCAGGTTCGGATGGAGCCGATATCTTTGTGCGTGGTAAGGGTACTTGGGGCAACTCTGCTCCTCTGATTCAGGTAGATGGAATTGAAAGGAGCTTTAATGAAATTGACCCCAATGAAATCGAGAGTATTACTGTATTGAAAGACGCTTCGGCAACGGCGGTGTTTGGAGTACGTGGAGCCAATGGTGTCGTATTGGTCACAACTAAGCGCGGCCAAGAAGGCAGGGCTAAAATTTCTTTCACAACTTCCGCCAGTGTAATCGCTCCTACAGAAACAGTAAAAAAGGCGAATGCCTATCAATATGCCACGTTTTACAATCAGATGCAGCAGAATGATGATCCAAAGGCTATACTCAAGTTTTCTGATGAAGTGATTCAGAAGTTCAAAGATCATTCGGACCCCATCCGTTTCCCCGACACCGACTGGGTGGATTATTGTTTGAAGGACGCTGCTATCCAAACGCAACACAACATCAACATTTCAGGAGGGACGAAAACGGTTCGCTACTTTATTTCAGCAGGCGCTTACACGCAAAATGGATTGTTTAAGCAGTTTGACTTGCCTTATGATCTCAGTTATCAGTACAACCGCTTTAACTATCGTTCAAACTTAGATTTGGATGTTACAAAAACGACTACCATTTCATTGAACTTGTCTGGTAGTGTGGACAATTCTTACAAACCATACACTGGTCAAGGGTCTGCGGGTATGCTGAAGAATATGTATTGGGCAACACCATTTTCCAGTCCGGGTTTAGTTGATGGAAAAATGGTGTATACGACTACAGAATATGGCTTGCCTTTCGTAGGTGGTTCGGGTATGACTTATTATGGTGGTGGATTTATGAGTACCAGTATTAATAAATTGAATACCGATGCAACTCTGAATCAGAAGTTGGATTTCATAACGAAAGGGCTTTCTTTTAAAGTTAAAGGCTCCTACAATGGAAGTTTTGTTAATAGCAAAAAGGGGGAAGCGGGTATTGCTACATATACTCCCGTATTGATGAGCGACGGAACCATTGGCTATAAAAAGAGTGGACAGAATTCACAGGTTAAATATGTGGAAAAAGATGACGAACAGGGAAAGGGTCGTGATTGGTATATGGAGGCAGCTTTCAACTATGATCGAACCTTTGGCAATCATCATGTTTCCGGATTGTTGCTTTATAACCAATCCAAGAATTATTATCCAGACACATATTCAGATATTCCCAGAGGACTCGTTGGTTTGGTAGGACGTGCCACATACGACTGGAAGAGCCGTTACATGGTGGAATTTAATATTGGTTACAACGGTTCTGAAAACTTTGCGCCCGATAAACGCTTCGGTACTTTCCCGGCTGGTTCTGTTGGATGGACTGTCAGCGAGGAAAAATTCTGGAAGCACATCAAACCGATAGTGAACTACATGAAGCTTCGTGTGTCCATGGGGCTTGTCGGTAATGACAAGATAGGTGAAAGTCGATTTATGTATACTCCGGACCCTTATGGAGCGAATAATGGTGAGGCTCCCAATCGATTGGGCTATGGTTATTTCTTCGGAATCAACAATGGTACTATTTCTAAAGGAGCGTATGAGCAAGCGAAACATAATGGGGATGTGACATGGGAAAAAGCTTTCAAACAGAATTATGGTGCTGACTTTAGCCTCTTTAATGACCGCTTCAAAACCACTGTGGACTATTATAAAGAACACCGTAAAGATATTTTGCTTTCAGACGGAACTGCGCCATTCGTTCTGGGCTTCACGTTGCCGCCCACCAATCTTGGCATTGTGGACAGTTGGGGATGGGAACTTTCGTTGAAGTGGAACGATGTGATTGGTAAAGATTTTAGATACTTTGCCGGTTTGAATCTTTCGTACAACCAGAATAAGATTATTGAGCAGAAAGAGGCTCCTTTGAACAATGAATATCGATATAACAAAGGACATCGTATTGGAGCGCGCGGCTTATACCAATTCTTAGAATATTACAATGAAAACACTCCACAGCATTATAAAGAGCTGTATGGTGAGGAACTCCCTATGCAAATAGGGACATTGCAAAATGGGGATTGCGTGTATGTGGACTTGGACCATAACGGAAAGATTGACTCCGGTGACATGAGCCGTGCATTAGGGCATACCGATGACCCGGAATATATGGCGGGTATTAATATGGGGTTCAGCTGGAAGAATCTGGATGTTACTCTTCAATGGACAGGTGCTTGGGGAGTTACCCGTATGATTAGTGATTTGTTCCGCCGACCGTTTATCAGTGGTGCATCCAATGATCAGGGAGGGTTGCTGCTTTATCATGTGGAAAATACTTGGACAGCAGAGAATCCATCACAGAACGCAGCTTATCCGCGTGCTACATGGACAAACGCATCGAATAATTATGCGGAGTCCACGCTTTATGAGCAGGATGCCAGTTATCTTCGGCTGAAGACTTTGTCGGTGGCGTATAACTTTCAGTTCCCGTTCATGAAGAAACTGAAACTGAATACCTGCCAATTGGCATTTAGCGGTTACAACCTCCTTACTTTCACGGATTATATGTGGGGAGATCCGGAATCAAGAGCTACGGGTTCTCCAACGTATCCGTTGACAAAAACTTATTCTTTGAGTTTGAAGCTTGGATTTTAA
- a CDS encoding rhamnogalacturonan acetylesterase codes for MKKLFLSFLLFVLTGLSQAGNPVRVFIAGDSTAQTYDTTKTLQRGWGQILQSFFDDNVVVVNRAKAGRSTKSFIDEGRWDSITANLKRGDWVFIQFAHNDTSTKPERHASPADFRRNLIRFIEETRAKKANPLLLTPIVMRTFNEQGNLVDDRLKNYPSIIRAVAHEYNVPMIDINVKTRDLVLNLGPEKSKELYMWLNPGEDSSKPDGSKDDTHTREAGAKQIATFVIEGIKDLRIRGLYRHIVQS; via the coding sequence ATGAAAAAGTTATTCTTATCCTTTCTTCTTTTTGTTTTAACCGGCCTCTCGCAGGCTGGCAATCCGGTTCGTGTTTTTATTGCAGGAGATTCCACCGCACAAACTTACGATACAACCAAAACTCTGCAAAGAGGTTGGGGGCAGATACTTCAATCTTTTTTTGATGATAATGTCGTGGTTGTTAATCGTGCTAAAGCAGGACGTAGTACTAAATCCTTTATTGACGAAGGGCGTTGGGATAGCATTACGGCTAATCTAAAAAGAGGAGATTGGGTTTTTATTCAGTTCGCTCATAATGACACTTCAACCAAGCCGGAACGTCATGCCTCACCAGCAGATTTTCGTCGTAATCTGATTAGGTTTATTGAAGAAACGCGTGCCAAGAAAGCAAACCCTCTATTGTTAACCCCTATTGTGATGCGTACTTTCAATGAACAAGGCAATTTAGTTGACGATCGTTTAAAGAACTATCCCAGCATTATTCGTGCGGTGGCTCACGAATACAACGTTCCAATGATTGATATTAACGTAAAGACACGCGATTTGGTATTGAATCTTGGTCCTGAGAAATCGAAAGAATTATATATGTGGCTCAATCCGGGAGAAGATTCATCGAAGCCTGATGGATCTAAAGATGATACTCATACAAGAGAAGCAGGTGCAAAACAGATTGCAACTTTTGTCATCGAAGGCATTAAAGATTTGCGTATTAGAGGATTGTACCGTCATATTGTGCAGTCTTAA
- a CDS encoding RagB/SusD family nutrient uptake outer membrane protein has translation MKMKNKWMMSVVAGMTLSAFISCVDEVKFGNSFLEKAPGGSVTIDTVFNNAEYTRQYLTSLYSYQYYGLPYYNGSGDFPDVNSPYLGKCEVLSDCWQTNWPNCAMYREYYGGTHTSDYGRNSEKWHYITNRVWQAVRAGWLLMENVDRVPGLSDEEKSKMKAETKCIIAARYFDTFRHYGGLPIIKKSFSGLDDSYAMPRGSVEETVNFMVGLLDEAAPSLVWNIDESEASNEEGHWTKAAAMALKCRILLFAASPLFNATQPYHPDGANIPAVWYGAYKPELWDQCKKACADFFQELAKNGHYQLVQATGTRPQDYRLAYRKGYATMNSSEILLRVSVTTTDAFKSGYYSWHQWSDPLMGVQRSSYCPTQEYVEMFPWADGTPFDWEKTQNEGKLDGMFLTGTVAKGNIVLTRDPRLYEESIVNGQQKTLDWTSGNMSGQSFELWVGGTDAELKPETQSGAYGTGYAPIKFLMGNDMLRQYTEWPYLRLSEIYLTYAETLLQTGDLPNAIKQVNIVRSRVGLKGLAECNPEKNLATNKEALLQEILRERVCELGMEDCRFFDMIRYKMKDRFEKQLHGLRIYRLDAAGNRIKTAWYSGDRTKGALMPTHFDYERFEISAPTRVWWTNGFNAKWYLSPFPLTEVNKGYGLVQNPGW, from the coding sequence ATGAAAATGAAAAATAAATGGATGATGTCCGTTGTTGCCGGAATGACCTTGAGCGCATTCATATCTTGCGTGGATGAGGTCAAGTTCGGTAACTCCTTTCTGGAGAAGGCTCCCGGTGGATCCGTTACGATAGATACGGTCTTTAACAATGCGGAATATACCCGCCAGTATCTAACGAGTTTGTACTCTTACCAATATTATGGACTGCCTTATTACAACGGTTCAGGTGATTTTCCTGATGTGAACAGTCCCTATCTGGGCAAATGTGAAGTGCTATCCGACTGTTGGCAGACCAATTGGCCAAACTGTGCCATGTATCGAGAGTATTATGGTGGTACTCATACCTCGGATTATGGAAGAAATTCCGAGAAATGGCACTACATTACAAACAGGGTATGGCAAGCTGTTCGCGCGGGATGGCTGTTGATGGAGAACGTGGATAGAGTTCCCGGGCTATCAGATGAAGAAAAGTCGAAGATGAAAGCGGAAACCAAATGCATCATAGCGGCTCGTTATTTCGATACTTTCCGCCATTACGGTGGCCTTCCCATTATTAAGAAATCTTTTAGTGGGCTGGATGATTCCTATGCCATGCCTCGAGGGAGCGTGGAAGAAACCGTGAATTTTATGGTGGGGTTGCTGGATGAAGCTGCTCCAAGCCTTGTTTGGAACATTGATGAAAGTGAGGCGTCCAACGAAGAAGGTCACTGGACGAAAGCGGCCGCCATGGCCTTGAAATGCCGCATCTTGCTCTTTGCCGCTTCTCCTTTATTTAATGCGACACAGCCTTACCATCCGGACGGAGCGAATATTCCGGCTGTTTGGTACGGTGCTTATAAGCCTGAACTCTGGGATCAATGTAAGAAAGCTTGTGCTGATTTCTTTCAAGAATTGGCAAAGAATGGCCATTACCAATTGGTGCAAGCCACGGGCACGCGTCCTCAAGATTATCGGTTGGCTTACCGTAAAGGTTATGCTACTATGAATAGTAGTGAAATTCTGCTAAGAGTAAGTGTGACGACAACGGATGCGTTTAAATCTGGTTATTATAGTTGGCATCAATGGAGCGATCCTCTAATGGGTGTGCAACGAAGCAGCTATTGTCCGACTCAAGAGTATGTAGAGATGTTTCCGTGGGCGGATGGTACTCCTTTCGATTGGGAAAAAACTCAAAATGAAGGCAAGCTCGATGGAATGTTTTTAACAGGAACAGTCGCCAAAGGCAATATCGTACTGACACGCGATCCCCGGCTTTATGAAGAGTCCATTGTAAATGGACAACAGAAGACTTTGGATTGGACTTCCGGAAATATGAGTGGGCAGAGCTTTGAACTTTGGGTTGGCGGCACGGATGCTGAACTTAAGCCTGAGACGCAAAGTGGTGCTTATGGTACGGGGTATGCTCCTATCAAGTTCCTGATGGGAAATGACATGCTTCGTCAATATACCGAATGGCCTTACTTACGTCTTTCCGAAATTTACCTGACGTATGCGGAGACTTTATTGCAAACGGGCGATTTGCCAAATGCGATTAAACAAGTGAATATCGTTCGTTCACGTGTTGGCTTAAAAGGGCTTGCAGAGTGTAACCCGGAAAAGAATCTGGCGACAAACAAGGAGGCGTTGCTTCAGGAAATTCTTCGTGAACGTGTCTGCGAACTGGGTATGGAAGATTGCCGTTTCTTTGATATGATTCGTTACAAGATGAAAGATCGTTTTGAGAAACAATTGCACGGACTTCGCATTTATCGTCTTGATGCGGCAGGGAACCGGATAAAAACGGCTTGGTATAGTGGAGATAGGACGAAAGGAGCACTGATGCCAACTCATTTCGATTATGAACGATTTGAGATATCTGCGCCTACACGCGTTTGGTGGACAAATGGTTTTAATGCTAAATGGTACTTGTCTCCATTCCCATTGACAGAAGTCAATAAAGGATATGGACTTGTTCAGAATCCGGGGTGGTGA
- a CDS encoding glycoside hydrolase family 88 protein, with the protein MKQVSLIFLIATCLSTVKAQELPDKSETLKTLTTVNEYFMKKYEDYTQPLRTDKVRPSNIWTRGVYYEGLMELYKIYPHESYYEYAYGWGDFHKWGMRNGTTTRNADDQCCGQTYIDLYNIYPSSPKMIKEIKACMDMLVNTPQINDWTWIDAIQMGMPVLAKLGKLTGEQKYFDKMWNMYIYSRNTHGDNGLFNPKDGLWWRDKDFDPPYKEPNGEDCYWSRGNGWVYSALVRVLNEIPQNEKHRAAYMKDFTIMSKALKECQRKDGFWNVSLHDSTNFGGKESSGTSLFVYGMAWGIRNGILNREEYLPVTLKAWNALVKEAVHPNGFLGYVQGTGKEPKDGQPVTYTSVPDFEDYGVGCFLLAGSEFYKLK; encoded by the coding sequence ATGAAACAAGTCTCCCTCATTTTCTTAATAGCTACTTGTCTATCGACAGTTAAAGCACAAGAGCTTCCCGACAAAAGCGAAACACTAAAAACGCTAACGACGGTCAATGAGTATTTTATGAAAAAGTACGAGGATTATACACAACCATTAAGAACAGACAAAGTACGCCCTAGTAATATATGGACTCGTGGCGTATATTATGAAGGATTAATGGAACTCTACAAAATCTATCCACATGAGAGCTATTACGAATATGCATATGGGTGGGGTGATTTTCACAAATGGGGAATGCGCAACGGAACAACGACGCGCAATGCCGATGATCAATGCTGCGGACAAACGTATATTGATCTATATAATATCTATCCTTCCTCTCCAAAGATGATAAAAGAAATAAAAGCTTGCATGGACATGCTGGTGAACACACCACAAATAAATGACTGGACATGGATTGATGCCATACAGATGGGAATGCCTGTTTTAGCCAAACTTGGAAAACTGACAGGCGAACAAAAATACTTCGATAAAATGTGGAATATGTATATCTATTCCAGAAACACCCATGGAGATAACGGCCTATTCAATCCTAAAGATGGTTTGTGGTGGAGAGATAAGGATTTTGATCCTCCTTACAAGGAACCTAATGGTGAAGATTGTTATTGGTCCAGAGGAAATGGATGGGTATATTCTGCATTAGTTCGCGTATTGAACGAGATTCCTCAGAATGAGAAACACAGAGCAGCCTATATGAAAGATTTCACTATCATGAGTAAAGCGCTCAAAGAATGCCAGCGCAAAGATGGTTTCTGGAATGTAAGCTTGCACGATTCTACTAATTTCGGTGGAAAAGAATCGTCAGGAACGTCCCTTTTTGTTTATGGAATGGCTTGGGGCATACGTAACGGAATACTGAACAGAGAAGAATACCTGCCCGTAACATTAAAAGCTTGGAATGCTTTGGTTAAAGAAGCTGTTCATCCAAATGGATTCCTCGGATACGTCCAGGGCACCGGCAAAGAGCCTAAAGACGGGCAGCCTGTAACATACACAAGCGTTCCTGATTTCGAAGATTATGGAGTAGGCTGCTTCTTGTTGGCCGGTTCTGAATTTTATAAACTCAAATAG